Proteins encoded by one window of Polyodon spathula isolate WHYD16114869_AA chromosome 16, ASM1765450v1, whole genome shotgun sequence:
- the LOC121328473 gene encoding ubiA prenyltransferase domain-containing protein 1-like, whose protein sequence is MEEEKNDNAISSPQAFVEVKQNGFGNATDSLLSGCDRNHIEKNAQETVDVKHKCAAYVLALRPWSFSASLTPVALGSALAYKSEGTINILILLVCAVAVLVVHGAGNLVNTYYDFSKGIDHKKSDDRTLVDQILEPQDVVMFGAVLYSLGCLCATCLYFLSTLKLEHLALIYFGGLSSSFLYTGGIGLKYVALGDVVILITFGPLAVMFAHAVQVGYLSVLPLVYAIPLALNTEAILHSNNTRDMDSDKQAGIVTLAILIGPTLSYVLYNLLLFVPYILFSILATRYTISMALPLLTVPMAFPLEKQFRSRCYTKIPQKTAKLNLLMGLFYVFGIILAAPGSLPRL, encoded by the exons ATGGAGGAGGAGAAGAACGATAATGCCATCAGTAGTCCCCAAGCTTTCGTGGAGGTGAAACAGAATGGATTTGGAAATGCAACAGATTCACTCCTAAGTGGTTGCGACCGGAATCACATTGAGAAAAATGCCCAGGAGACAGTCGACGTGAAGCACAAGTGTGCCGCCTATGTTCTGGCCctgagaccgtggagttttagtGCTTCTCTGACTCCTGTAGCTCTGGGCAGTGCGCTGGCGTATAAATCGGAAGGGACCATCAATATTTTGATATTGCTGGTGTGTGCCGTGGCGGTGTTGGTGGTCCACGGGGCAGGGAATCTGGTCAACACTTACTATGACTTCTCCAAAGGGATTGACCACAAGAAGAGTGATGACAGGACGCTGGTGGACCAGATTCTGGAGCCACAAGATGTGGTCATGTTTGGAGCTGTGCTTTACTCCCTGGGCTGTTTGTGTGCAACTTGCTTGTATTTTTTGTCCACTTTGAAACTAGAGCATCTTGCCCTCATTTACTTTGGGGGCCTCTCAAGTTCCTTCCTTTATACTGGAG GCATCGGGTTGAAATACGTGGCTCTGGGCGATGTGGTCATCCTGATCACCTTTGGACCGCTGGCTGTCATGTTTGCCCACGCAGTTCAAGTCGGCTATCTGTCTGTTTTGCCGCTGGTCTACGCCATTCCCCTGGCCCTGAACACTGAAGCTATCTTGCATAGCAACAACACAAGAGACATGGATTCAGACAAACAGGCTGGGATAGTCACCCTGGCTATTCTCATTGGACCTACGCTGTCTTACGTGCTGTACAACCTGTTGCTGTTCGTGCCCTATATTTTGTTCTCCATTCTCGCAACGCGGTATACGATTAGCATGGCGTTGCCGCTTCTCACTGTGCCCATGGCTTTTCCCCTGGAGAAACAGTTCAGGAGTCGGTGCTACACCAAGATTCCTCAGAAGACTGCAAAGCTCAACCTGTTAATGGGGCTGTTTTATGTGTTCGGTATTATATTAGCTGCACCAGGCAGTCTGCCCAGGCTGTAA